The DNA region TGGTCGTGGATGATTGTTTGGGgggctggggggggggggtgaaattGCTATTATTAGAAAAACAATACAGTACATAACATACCTTCTGGTTCCGTTACAACGGTTGGAATCACTGGGGATCTGGTAGTAGCATCATCCGAGTTTGACGTCCAAGTTACCAGACCTGGCGAATAGGTGGTGGTTTCCACCTTGTTGGTGTTGAGGCTTGGAACTTCATTCGTTGTATCTTCTAACGAAATGACATCGTTGCTAATACTGGCCGTGTCTAAAGGAGCCACCGTCGACAGTGTTGGTCTCGGTCGAGATGAAGAAGCAATGGGTCTCTTGGTGGTGgtagtggtagtggtggtggtggtggtagatGTAGTAGCGACGATCGTCGGGGCTGGTTTTTGCAGCGGAACCTTAGTTGTTGGGAATTCAGGTATTTGGGTGGTTGGTTTTGGTCTTGGTCTAGTGGACGGTGGCTTAGGGGAAGTAGCCGTTGGTTTATTTGACACTGAAGATGATGCTGGTTTACTGGATGGTGTCGTCGGCCGCCTGTTGAGGCTGATGGTGGTTGCTGCTGTCGGCCTACTCTGTACTGCTACCGACGGCCGCTTCCCCGGTGTAGTCGGCTTCTGACCACCAACAGGAATGCTCACCGTCGATGGCAAAGTGGcggtaacattttttattcctaatACCGTCGTTGGTCGCTTAGTGACCGGTGTCTTCGGAGTTGTCGATGTTGTGGTAACTCTTTTAGGCGGTGTACTAGCAGGTCGTTTAGTGGTCGTCGAAGTCGGTCTTCTGACGGGCGTCGGTCTCGTCGGCCTagttgtcgtcgtcgttgtgGTGGCATTTCGAGGAGGGAACCTAGTCGCACTGACGGTAGACCTCTGAGTCGTAGTCAAAATTGGTTTTACCGTCGTAGTTGTCGTTTCAGTCGGTGTCGACCCCCCGTTTTGCGGTTTATATACCGATGGTCTGGCGGTTGTGTTTGTTCCAATTTTCGTACTGTTTGAAGTACTTGGCTTCTGGTTGGGTTTCACAGAAGAAGTTGGTCTATTGCTAGAAGGACGTGGTTTCGAATGAGTTGTTGCTGGTGCAACTGTCGTTATTTTCTGAGGATACTTTGTGGTCGGTCTTCTGGCCGGACTGTTTTCAACTGTTTGGAAGGTGGATAAGCCCAGGGACTCAGTTGTGGACTCTGGGACTGGCTTTGGTGTATATTTCATAGTTGGTCTTGGAGTAAATTTCACGGGTTCTGAAATTGGTGCGTGTGTTGTTGCCACGGGCAATTTATCAGCAATTTTTATAGGTTTCTCGGTGATGATCGAAGTCGGTGTTGTCTTGACCGGAGCTTCAATGATTCTAGTAGGCGTATGAGACGGTTTTGGTGAGTATTCCTGTATGTTATTGCTGTCTATGGACTCATGATTGGTAATAAAGGGATTATTCGGGCCATATTCGTCGATCCTGTTGTCGTCAGGGAAGATTTCCGGTTCTTTATTCATCTTACAGCAGCTTCCGAAATAGAAACGGTCTATGCAAGTTCCCAAATGCGTTCCATTAGCTTTTGCACACGTAATCGCAAACATGCAGACTCCTTGTTCTCCACTTTTCCTTGAAACACATGGTAAGTGCCTGATGTGTCTGCCCGCACCTGTAACCAAGGAAATTTCACATTACAGGCATATCCTCTTAATGCTCTATATAGATTAGCAGCTGAACACGATGCAAATATATCCAACTTCATCTTTATATCACGTTACTTGGAAGACAAGACTCGGCGGTCGGCTTGGCTTATTGACTTCCGCGACTTGCGGACGGCCCGCACCTACATAACTGTGCATTCATATGCACGACGGCCCTCTTAGTACACGATTCCAACGCATTCAGGTCACTTGTTCCGAAATGATCTGGTTCGTTTTTGTCACTGTTACTTGTTTGCGTTGTAAACTAGAATTTTTAACTTCCGGTTTCTCCGTTTtcggagaaaaaaggaagttaTTGTAATAACGCCGAAATGAAAACTTGAGTTTTCACTAGATCTCGACGTTTCAAGATCTAGACAATCACCTCCGACGACTTTCAGATGGACGTCTGTGTGTGTTtgtaagtatgtatgtacctatgtacgtgatcaatttttttgcccgACGATATCTTAAGAATGAGTGATTGGATTTCAATTGGATTAGATTTTCGATTTGAACGGTTCATTTCTCTATAAACTTGGAACCTGCAGTGTGAGAACGAGAGGTTAAAGAGCTGGTTCAAAGCCAGTCTATAGCCGCTTGTTTCATCAGAGATTCACTTCTTCAAAGTGAATTTAATGTTGCCGAACGTAATAATCCATCATAGTGAAATAACTTCCAAGTTATGTGACGATTGTCATATAGAAGATTTACGTTACAACACGAAGACCTTGACCCCAACGTGGTTCTAAGAAGCGGTCAAGCAGGAACATAAAAATTCTGGTAATGTCCAACGCGTAACCAGATACTGAATTGGTGTCAGCCAAGGCACAGCATTAAGGTACCGTTAACTTTGAATGTGTGAGTTTGATGCCCGGCAGAAAGTGGGTCACAGTCATCGCCTAGCGCTTAGTAATTCCGATGCACgtgtatatcatttttttgtcGGAATCTCCATGCATTCCTCTTCACCTTCATCATGTACTGGACCAAACGCAGCAAGCAGGTGAAAAGAGGTAGGAGCAAATagtgaagagaaagagagagaagaaatccGAGAAGACCGGGACTGCATCCTATACCTCCACTGGACTTTTATTACCGCATTATTTTCTAACCAATTCGATGTTTCATTTACAATCTATTCGCTGTTCCATTAGCTTGAAAAGCAAACGCCTAAATTACGTggcaataaaattgaaattgccaACTACGATTTATAgttacaattaaaaattggATCCGGATTCATTGCACTTCACAGAGTTAGTTTCTTCGTGTTATGTTTTGCCATACCTACAACAGGGAGAAACGATAAAAACTAAGAGCAAGACAATTGTTGATGCTTTCAAAATAGCGAGTTCAAGACCAGACCGAGAgctgttattatattttagtAAATCACTGCAATAGCACTTAGAAGAATATCCAGAGCATAGAGTACTGTTTATTCAACGTTTCAAATATTGCCAGGCCAAACGATCCGATGAGATTTGGCTTTTGAGATTAGGCTTAGCCTTAACATTAACCTCAGCACACGAAGATGAGACGAGCGAGTTAATGGAAGGCTTATATCAACTTGCTGATTGTGTAACCGTGTCTACATTATCCGGCAGGCTTTGCTCGAGAACAAAATATCTCTTTATctaatcaagtttttttttttctccgtttctcACCTGTTACTGCACTCTGATGTAATATTTACGGCTAGCAGACTCTCTGTCGGCGTCTCGTCACTTACAACCAAAACTCTTAACAACTTTATTTGGTTTCTGtcagaatgaaatttgattattttattttttttttttttgctgtcagAGGAGTATACAAAATTCCAGATCAGGCATCgctttattaaaatattttacagaatgaaaataattataaaaagaaatttctttttagtCAAGCTAATTTGAATACGCAAACTCGAATACAATAGTGCAAGGTCAGTAGCACGCGATAGCATCGAGTTTGGCAACTGTCCCAAAAGTTCTGCGTACTTGGAATTAAAATGTGTGCCGGGGCGGAAGTGCGAGCGTTATACGTGACTCAGTGCAAGGAAAGAAAGTAGTGATGTCAGCGCGAAGAGGAGGACTGTTGTATCCACGGGCTTGTAACTAGTTGAAATAAATGCTATTACTTACGCCCAAGGCTATGCTACACGGTTACCGGGAAAGTGACACCCAGCAGTAGCATCCAAATTGCTAGCACAACGAAAAGTCGAGTACCTAAGTCGATGAGATCGGGGAATCAAATTCTCACATACGTGTATCACACGATTTGGAATGTACCCAGTGACCCACTTCGAGAACTGACCAGTCCGCCCACGTTGTCGGGCTGACCGCAGGTATAGGGTCAATGCCAGGCACCATCCTAGGTAAGCAACCAGCCGTTCCGTTAACCCTAGACCAGCGCCCAACGATCAACTTATCAAACCATGTGAAGAATCACCTGAATTCCTTTTACCCCACCAACGATGTTTATAATACCGCAACGATCTGATACCCCGTTTAcgacaatattttattcatcaagTTTCGCGAATTcaatgaaataacggtttaaATGGTTGAGATACTTTTTTGTCAACCGAACGTTAAATTCACACCGCCAAATGAATAGTACGGTGATTGTAGGTACATCTGGAAGAAAAACCTCATACTTTTACTCTCACGATCGGGCAACTCCATGCATCACATGTTTAGCTTTCTGATGTAGCAGCTATCTTTCCAATGGTTCAAAAACTTCACTCTCCGTTGGAAACTGATCAGTCACATTATGAGCAACTCATGTACGTCAAATCTTCTAACAATTTAAATGCCAACTAGCTATCGTAAATGTGTTAGTGTTCATCTGGATAAATTCcggcaaaattttttggtgcaaaaAATGGTCTAAAGTTAACTTCCGGAATCCATGTGCCAATTAAGAAATAGTATGACGATTtgcatgtttgaaaaaaaatacgtgtctctcTGATAGCCAGGAGGAATTTTTCACTGCCGATCATCGATGACTAATCTCGAGCCTCGATGCCTTGCGGCTAACAGGTCCCGCAACTTCGCTTTAATATTTTGTCAACGTTTCACGGATAATATGGCCCAGGAAGACCGCACGTGGGTGCGGTTTCGTCGCAGCTCACAGCTGATGTCAAGGTAGTTCGAAAGGCACGTGGGTTTTCCGCAAATCAAAAAGTGGGTCATGTTCTTTTCGCTAAGAGCGCTTAAAATTTAAACGGCAAGAACAGAATGCCAAACATGAGTAGTGTGGGTGTAGTATTATTCGCGTGTAGCGTATACTTGTATGATATACTTGCCTCCAGGAAGAAATTGCGGCATGAAAACGGGGCTTCCAATAGTCAGGATAACAACATTGCACAATAGCAGAAGTGTTGCTAGAAACTTCGTGCCCTCCGTCATCTGAAACAAATCGATACAACGGAGATTCGTTAGTTAGagtaattcaatttattatttctttttgaaaatggCCTAAAAGGTTATTGACattgatttaaatattatcgTTTCTGCTTGGCAATTCAACAGATCAGCGATTTCGATGACTCATTTTGATCTTGAATTTTACACGTGTTCAAGAGTTCAAATTGAGCTGTTCACAGTTGGATGAGACTTGGTAAAAAAGTGGTTGAGATTTTTGTCACATGGCAGAACAGATAAGACAGCTAATTCAGGTTGTAGTATTATTCATGGTCCAAATGTGAAAGTGATTCTGCGTGCGTAGCCAAGTcattgcagaaattttttgactcaCTACGGAGATTCCAGGTTgaatcatatatttttatgcaaatgAATCGTAAACTTTCACTGTGCAGATGTGAAGTAAAATTCCAGGAAATTACTATGCTGGCAACTGATATCAGCTAGAAATTGACTAGTAGTCAAAGATTTTGTAGAGTTCAACAAGATCGTTGTATCGCAACCCGTGATTATATCGCGTCAAAATCTACTACTCTACGTCTGCACCTGCGGCAATGGGAACTTTCTCACCAGGTTTTGCTTAGGACGAGAAGGGTCATCCACCTTTCATGCAAACCGGGATAATCGCATTTGTTTAACTAGCAGCCAAAGCGAGGCCTTGAAGCCACGCCGTGTGAACCTCTCTTTCGATTCCATTATTGTTTATTCCGCCAAGTGGAAACATCTCAGGCTTTCATAATCGCGTGCGTTGGAAGAAATCGAAATTAACTATACCCACATGTGGCATGCGATATCATCGTGCAAGGCTCGATGTTGCGGGACTCGGGTTTCGGCATTACATTTTTACATTCAAGGAAGTTCTGCCCAAGGCGAGTCTCGAGGTTGCCAACCCACGGGCTCAAACTTTGGTTCAGGAAACGCGTTCGTTCTGTAAGAATTCCGGTTATCTGACACGCAAAACTAGCTGTCCTGTGTTAGCAACGGGTCGTTATCAACCTCGACAAGACTTGTAGCTTATGCGTCAAAACAGTCTAGTAGTTACTGTTTCGAGTCACTTATGTGCAGTGATTAGGGAGTTACATTCAGAAGTTAAGAGAGTTACGATACGGAAATCGAGCTCTTGCGgttcagaataaaaaaaatattgaccaaGTACCTACATTAAAGGATTCCTGATCTGAAGAAATCCACAACCAGGAGtagttacttgaaattttcttatctCCATTTCGAACCGAGTCAACGAGGGCAGATATTATCGGCTAAACTATAAAAGCTTATGTATTTCGTAAATCATAATGCGTATACAGTACGGTGAATAAGCAGCAGCTGATTGTAACGGTGCCTTTTTATCCCCAGCCACGTATGAAAGAAGGACTGAAAGGTCACCGTCATCGTGAAAAGTTGGAACCAAGTTTCCGTCTCTCTAGCCAGCTGGAGTACGGTCAACAGTCAAGAAGTACTGTTAGGATTACAAAAAAACTTAACGTCTATATCGCTGGCCCAGGTGTCAAAAGTCTATGCCGCATCTACATTAGACTCTAGTCAGGAATCGGGTGGAATTGCGGTGAACCGGATTAAATTTACAGAGAACTTCGTTAGCAGTGTTTTCGAATCGTGATATTTTCCAAGAAATTTGCCTGAAGTCGAAGGATGTATTTCGGCAAGTTATATTTTCTGAGAAAAGGAACGTGATGCGTTGTCGCGGGAAGTAATATGGATCTGTGAAAGTCGGATCGATTGCGGTTGAATGTACCGCTATTCATATAGCCGACATACGGGTTTCCGAGCAAATTGAGCTACGCTTGGTTGAGCAAAGTTTCAATGTACTTCTGACACACTAACTCCGGAGATCAACAAAATCTTGAATAGCTAATCTGCCGAGTAGTCGAGAGAAATGCGAATAATGTTTGTCTTCAGCCGTTGACTACGCATCTGCGTTACAACTAAACCGAACTGCTGTCGAGCCACAGATTCACAGCTATTCTAAGTCAATTGCTCGCGTGTTTTTGTACCAAATAAATGAGTCAAGCGAGCTTTACATCATTCTAAATTCCAGTGGAAAAACAGATAGTTCTTACCTTTTTCGTTCTTAACAGCACACCGCTGTCAAAGTTGAGCCTCAAATTGGTTTATTTCGAAATGAAATACCGGAAATTAGATCACGTCCTTAAACATACCGCAGGATAATTGCGAAGACAATTTGAAACCGCGTTTCTTTCACACACATCCTCGTTCGTCGACTTCACGCCTCGTCCGATGTAAAAAACTATCGCGATTAGTACCGAAATCAGTTGGCAATAGTACGAAAAAATACTGCGGTTAGTATAAGATAATTACGTGTCGAATTTATGccccttttctcttctccaaATGCATAATATAATTCGAAATAACGATTCGCACGATCTTTTCACACGTGCCATaaaataaacacacacacatataggTATCCCGAGTGTGTTTAAATTTAACTTGTTTGTTTACTCGTTCTcaagtattttcatttattatttaacaattattatatcatatGCTCGGTTGGCGCAAAGCAGTTGAGAAATTTGGCAGGAAACAGTCAGGTCATGTTCGTAAGATTAAGGGATGCCGACCGTCCGTGGGGCAGGTATGTTGGTGTACGGATGGCAGTCAGTTGCCGGCTCCTTCAGACTGACTCGCTTGCACCTTGATGCTCCGTAGCGACGTCCTTCGAAGACGGGGAGCTACTTATGAAAACCCGCCGTACGGCCCGTTTGCGTCGATCCAATAGCCCCCCTAGGCACCGGGCTCACTGCTCACAAACCGACTAGTGTTCAGCAAGAGACCGCTGCTATTTCAAGGTGGCCTTAGTGCCTCGTGCTGCCCCGCGGACTCTAGAACCTGACGGGGTAGTGGCAATGACCGTTCTCTGGGCCCCCACTGGTCCCCACTTCCACGACCTCCTGTCTTCCTCCGGCGCTAgtcttttcgtcttttctgcCTTCGTGAGCTGATACCGCGAGCATTTCAGCAAGCGGAGAAGAGAGGACGAGAAAGatagagggagagggagagggacgATTAGGTCGGTGAACAAAGAAATACTTTAGGAATTTTACGGTAATATGTGTTCTTCTTACTCGATATTTCGTCATTCGTTACTCAggataaataatattacttaCATGAAATGATTAGTGAGTGCTTTCGAAATCTTTTCCCTACTCGAGTGTctgacttacaattagacgtGATCCATTTATACGAACAGCTAGAGAACCTGTAACTTCTCCTGAGAACAACAGTTACTCTTAAGGTCAATAGCAAAATAGTTTCAACTCTGTCTCATCTCCAACAAAGAGATTGAATTCAGCCTTGAAGACCCTGACTGCCTTGCCGACTAGACGGTAAGTGTCTGTTCCCGCGTGTTGTTGTAACATTTATTGATAACAGCATGAGTCATTGGTTTCACGCCTCAAATCTCAATTGTACGACAGCAGGCATCTGCAGTAACGAAGGTAGCTGGAGATAACAAGGATAAAGAACTATCGCTAAACTGCAGGAATTACCCGGTGAAAGGCTATCGAATTCCGATAAATTGGGCGAAGAGCTCTGCGAGTAACTTTCGCATCTGCAGCGGGTAAGGTTATCTACCTCCAGCAGGTGAGCACTGTTACCTTCCTCAATTAGGAGGTCGGTTACCCTCCCTGACTCCGTCTTAAATATGTCTTCTGGGATCTGGTGACGTGTAAATAAACAGACCTATATCTAAAccgaaaaaatttactgtgaaaataaactactcgtgaagtaattttttgaatatcgtTGGAATAAAGAAAAGCATGTCGTTCCAATATCTATGGTATACGTATGAACAGAATAGCTGAAATAGATATTTTCCATGGAAGAGTAAAGGGAGACAGAAGTTGATTGTGAAATTCGGTTTAAACAAGCCTACCatttattttagaaaaaagcTCAAAATTGATCCTCTCGATACACAGAGAAAAACAGCGTGGGCAGAGGTTCGACTAATTTACAGGGGtatcataaatattttatgtgACGGAACCTTTGATCTTTCATATCTTGTTACAATTCAATCATTCAATGCACATTACACGATTACTCGACACATAGAATATCAGAGAAGTTGCAATAAAAAGTATTGAGCTTCGAAATTTGATCGCTATTTTTGATTTGATTAGAGTAAGCCTTCTATCAATCGGCAGTATCCATAAAATTTAATGTGTAGGTTCATACGAAAGAgtgatggaagaaaaaatcagatGTGATGAAAGAAATTTGTCCATACCTCATGGAATTTCTATGGTAATGATGCATATTTGTATGGTAAATATATGGCTATACACACGTCGAGTGTATCCAGTCAGCCTTAACAACGAACATCAAACACTGTatgatcgataaaaaatataataataaattaatcgcGGGTTAACCGTTTGCTCGTGTTTGACGACCGATTAGTTCTCAATTAAAATGTCCACCCGCGCACCCCGGCGACCTCCTGATCCTCGAGTGCTACGCAAACGAAGTGAACCTGCCTGCCTACACGACAGACAACACAGATAATGCCGTCGGACATATGCTCTGGTCTGCAGGTCACCCTTTTAACCACCCGCTTGATACAGAAGTGAGATGGTCAACCAATCAACGTATTCAGGTACTAAGCTCGTCGGTAAAGccataaaatttattgcttaATCATCGGGGGAACCATCCGTTCCCACATTGCTCACCTGAATTCGACAAGGTgacaaaaacgagaaattgtatgcttacaattagaaaCCAAAAATCGACTGAGAGCCGAAATAGGTAAGTTGGTCTTGAACTTAGCTGCAGCGAATCGGAAGCCAAGTAAAAATGTCACTCATATATGCTGTAGACGATATTGACAGCGGATGATGAAATAACGCGGTGATGACAAAGTGCAATAAtatcgtaaaatgaaataaagtaaaa from Diprion similis isolate iyDipSimi1 chromosome 3, iyDipSimi1.1, whole genome shotgun sequence includes:
- the LOC124404053 gene encoding serine proteinase stubble isoform X1, whose amino-acid sequence is MTEGTKFLATLLLLCNVVILTIGSPVFMPQFLPGGAGRHIRHLPCVSRKSGEQGVCMFAITCAKANGTHLGTCIDRFYFGSCCKMNKEPEIFPDDNRIDEYGPNNPFITNHESIDSNNIQEYSPKPSHTPTRIIEAPVKTTPTSIITEKPIKIADKLPVATTHAPISEPVKFTPRPTMKYTPKPVPESTTESLGLSTFQTVENSPARRPTTKYPQKITTVAPATTHSKPRPSSNRPTSSVKPNQKPSTSNSTKIGTNTTARPSVYKPQNGGSTPTETTTTTVKPILTTTQRSTVSATRFPPRNATTTTTTTRPTRPTPVRRPTSTTTKRPASTPPKRVTTTSTTPKTPVTKRPTTVLGIKNVTATLPSTVSIPVGGQKPTTPGKRPSVAVQSRPTAATTISLNRRPTTPSSKPASSSVSNKPTATSPKPPSTRPRPKPTTQIPEFPTTKVPLQKPAPTIVATTSTTTTTTTTTTTKRPIASSSRPRPTLSTVAPLDTASISNDVISLEDTTNEVPSLNTNKVETTTYSPGLVTWTSNSDDATTRSPVIPTVVTEPEEPTNTEWTPITTPDGWILIHSPAPSDPPEIEDKPTAKPTPKPITSSPVTDNPVTVPTSTTKRSPTRPSLPTVATTPSTTDNYIPTVELNTSDYKQVCGRRFFPESRIVGGAKSTFGKWPWQISLRQWRTSTYLHKCGAALLNENWAITAAHCVENVAPSDLLLRLGEHDLESEDEPYGFQERRVQIVASHPQFDPRTFEYDLALLRFYEPLLPFQPNTVPICLPDDDANYVGLMAHVTGWGRLYEGIDGPLPSVMQEVSVPVINNTVCEAMYRSAGYIEHIPNIFICAGWRKGGFDSCEGDSGGPLVIQRPRDRRWILAGVISWGIGCAEPNQPGVYTRISEFREWINQILQF
- the LOC124404053 gene encoding serine proteinase stubble isoform X2 → MTEGTKFLATLLLLCNVVILTIGSPVFMPQFLPGGAGRHIRHLPCVSRKSGEQGVCMFAITCAKANGTHLGTCIDRFYFGSCCKMNKEPEIFPDDNRIDEYGPNNPFITNHESIDSNNIQEYSPKPSHTPTRIIEAPVKTTPTSIITEKPIKIADKLPVATTHAPISEPVKFTPRPTMKYTPKPVPESTTESLGLSTFQTVENSPARRPTTKYPQKITTVAPATTHSKPRPSSNRPTSSVKPNQKPSTSNSTKIGTNTTARPSVYKPQNGGSTPTETTTTTVKPILTTTQRSTVSATRFPPRNATTTTTTTRPTRPTPVRRPTSTTTKRPASTPPKRVTTTSTTPKTPVTKRPTTVLGIKNVTATLPSTVSIPVGGQKPTTPGKRPSVAVQSRPTAATTISLNRRPTTPSSKPASSSVSNKPTATSPKPPSTRPRPKPTTQIPEFPTTKVPLQKPAPTIVATTSTTTTTTTTTTTKRPIASSSRPRPTLSTVAPLDTASISNDVISLEDTTNEVPSLNTNKVETTTYSPGLVTWTSNSDDATTRSPVIPTVVTEPEEPTNTEWTPITTPDGWILIHSPAPSDPPEIEDKPTAKPTPKPITSSPVTDNPVTVPTSTTKRSPTRPSLPTVATTPSTTDNYIPTVELNTSDYKQVCGRRFFPESRIVGGAKSTFGKWPWQISLRQWRTSTYLHKCGAALLNENWAITAAHCVENVAPSDLLLRLGEHDLESEDEPYGFQERRVQIVASHPQFDPRTFEYDLALLRFYEPLLPFQPNTVPICLPDDDANYVGLMAHVTGWGRLYEDGPLPSVMQEVSVPVINNTVCEAMYRSAGYIEHIPNIFICAGWRKGGFDSCEGDSGGPLVIQRPRDRRWILAGVISWGIGCAEPNQPGVYTRISEFREWINQILQF